From the genome of Solanum stenotomum isolate F172 chromosome 5, ASM1918654v1, whole genome shotgun sequence:
TCCTAGGCACCTCATTGACAGGAAAGATGAAGCTCTTTCTCCAATTGATGTGTAGGCCTGAGATGGCTTCAAAAAGGATCAGAATTACTCTCAAGTACTTTAGTTGAGAGCtgtctgcatcacaaaatatcAATGTGTCATCAGCATACTGTAAGTGGGAGATGGCCAGACCTTGTCTGTTATTCATATTAGCATTGAATCCTCTTATCCATCCTCTTGTTTGGGCTGTTCTGAGCATGTCATTTAGGCCCTCCATCGCCAGGATAAAGCTGTCATTTTAGTAGTGGTGGACAGATTCAGTAAGTCTGGTCACTGCATTGCTATTGCACATCCTTACACTGCTGAAGCTGTAGCTCAGTGTTTTCTGGACAATGTTTTCAGATTGCATGGTGTGCCAACTTCTATAGTAAGTGACATAGATCCCATTTTCTTGAGTTCTTTTTGGCAAGAGTTATTTACATTGCAGGGGGTCTTACTACATAAATCTACAGCATACCATCCCCAAACTGATGGTCAAACAGAGGTTCTTAACAGAACCTTGGAGACATATTTGAGATGTTTTTGTTCTGATAGTCCTCACACTTGGGCTACTCAACTACCTCTTGCTGAATGGTGGTACAACACTACATACCACTCTACCTTAAAATGTACACCTTATGAAGTTCTATATGGTCAAAAACCACCAATACACTTGCCTTACTTGGCTGGTGAGTCTTCTAATGACATGGTTGATAGATCTCTGGTAGCTAGAGAGGCTGTGATAGCACTGCTCAAGCTCCATTTAACTAGAGCACAACAAAGCATGAGGGATAAAGCTATCAAACACAGGTCTGATAGGCAATTTATGGAGGgagattgggtttacttgaagtTGTAACCTTACAGGCAGATTTCAGTGGCTTCTAGGCCTTTCAACAAGCTTGCTGCAAAGTATTTTGgtccttactttttttttcttttttttttaatcaccgagaaatccgtctgtgacccgccctttggactaATCACAaacttctaaactcggtggataatgggcccgcccctctacccttctccacttaaataccgggcttcgctttgcatggtgtggggcttgaacatTTTGGTCCTTACTTGGTCCTTTATAGAGTTAGTGCAGTAGCTTACATGTTGCTTTTACTTGCTGATGTCCTTATTCATCCTGTGTTTCATGTCTCCCAGCTGAAAAAGTGTTATGAGGTTCCTACAGTCATTAATCATCCCCCCGTATTACATCTTTCAAGCCCTTATTGTCCCATTCCTGAGTCGGTATTGGAGAGAAGGATGGTCAAGAAGGGTAATAAGGCTGTGTGTCAAGTCTTGGTTCAATGGTCTGGCTTGGATGCTTCTCAGGCTACTTGGGAGTTCCTATGTGAGCTGCAACACAGATTTCCTGCATTTCACCCTTGAGGACAAGGGTGGTTTCCATTGGGGTATTGATACAATGCTTTAGATAATTAGAAATGTTAAAAAGTAGTTAGAACTGTTCATTAGTCACCAAAACAGTTATTGCTGTTCACTGTTATTAGAGTTTGTTAGAAGCAATTATTTTGTTAGCTGTAGGATTAGATTCCAATTCAGTTCTATTAATAGAGATGTAATACAATTGTAAATCATTGAATGATATATGATaattcttctcttctctcttttaCTCTGTTCTTCTTAGCTTCTATCTTGGAATTTCCCTGATATAGCTATCTTCTTCTTCGCGGTTCATCCTCCTAGTTGATATTATCCTTTCGATTACCGGTAATTGGATCAGGTGCATCGAGAAAGGATTCACCTATGCTCTCTCTGGAACACCATCTTGCTTGCTATTTGGTGGGTCATGTAAAAGGAATGGAAAAATCGAATTTTTGAGAATAGGGAGGATACTATGCTTAACATCAATAACCATTGGATATTTTTGCTTAGGCTTTTGTGCAACATGACTACATCAGATGTAGATGATAGTTCGGTCATTGTTGACTTTTTAGCTCATTACATGACTTGTAATGTTTGTAGTTTTTGGTTATAACTCTTTCCCAGTACCTTCTTTATGTTGGTTCTATGTATAAAATGTTACGCTTTACCCATAAAAAGGAAGATGTGTAAAATCATTCCAATTGGTTAAGTAGTAGATTACACAGAGCGGCTGACAAAGATTTTTAGTAGTATGGGATGAGTTTGATAAGTTACTTTGAACTTTTGTATATCTCATAAAGGACTATGTGATACCTATAATTGCAAATGTTGATAAGAGGTCAACAAGATTGCAAAGCAATGTTTATCAAAAGAAAGTATGCTGCATTAATTAAGAGGACCCTCTATAGATGCCCTTGTTGCACAATTAAAAATTGCTGATATAATTTTTATGGGATGCTAGTGGAGGGGTGAAAAATTACCATTTAATCAAATTGAACCATAACATCTATGATGAAGGTGGAGATTTTTGAGGATGGAACTAAGGATTTTTCAACGGAGCTCTCTTTGGGAATAGATCTGGAGGTTTGATGTAAATGGCCGCGCCCTCTAGAGGAGGGTTATCATTGATAAATTTGGGGTGCATGTAGAATGTGTAGATGACAAACAACAGGAAAAATCTGATAACATAGCCCGTAGCCATATCATATACTATAGTATTGTGGAACGGTGGAAGGCTCGCCATGAATGTTACATTTAAAGCTGGCAATGAACAAGAATATGTTTTGGAAGCAGAAATAATGTAGAGTGCAGATAAGATGGATCCTATGGAACCTCAGAATCAAAAGAATTTGCAGGAAGATAAGAGAGTTCAATTGTTTGATTAGATTGTTATACAAACCCATGGATACCAGAAATTGGAAACGCTGAAAGATGGTGTGTTTTATAGTGAATTTCTTTCTATAGTAGGCTGACAAAATGGGAGAAAGGAATTTTTGTCATTCCTCAAAATAGGTATAAGTTAGGGCACCAAAGAAAAGTTTTATTTGGAAAACAACATTGCGAGCCATTCTGATGATTGAGAACTTGAAGAAAAGGACAAGCTACATTATCAATGCTTCATGCATAAGAAGGTGAGAACATGAATTGTTTGCTGATTAGTTAATGTACAAGTTGAATGGGTTAGTGACAGGATCTATTAGAGATGTGTTATTCAGATTAGTTAATGTACAAGAAGATGAGGATGTCAGTCATTTGCTGATCTATGCCTGCTTGCATGGAGGCTACAGTGAATTTGTGGAATATGTTCACAGCTGAATGGCTTGTGCCAGGATCTATTAAAGATGTGTTACTGGGATGGAAGTTCAAAAAGAAGAGGTGGAAAAGAAGGGcatgaaaaatgaaactttgAAGGTCATGTGGACCATATGGAAATTAAAAGATAGAGGAGCATTTAAATGAGTTGAAAATTCTTTTGTCAAAATTTGTGGAACTTCTTTGTTTTATGCACACTTACAGAGCACATATGGGAGTCCAATCAATATTGATGGCTGGATGCTCTTTACAGCAAATAATGCcttctttttaaaagaatttatagATCTATATGCAATTTGCATACTAGTTTTTACCCCATCATGTAAATAAACTTTAATCTTTTCCccaaaaaaaagtatttgttGTTTTGTAGTATCATGGTTTTGGGAATAGGACCTAGGTTCGagagatgtttttttttttgtgcgcACAAATGACATAAAACAATCTTGTTAAAGGCTCGTTTAATATGTGTTTAACTGTTGAAACTTGAATCTAGGTGAAGTCCAGTTTAGGCGTTTCACCTTGTTTAGGTGGCGCTTTGGAGCACACGAGGCCTCATGTCATGTGTCTCATTGTCCATGTTCTTTGTCTTAAGGAGAGTAAAACCAATAAACATTGTTGAAAGTGATATACcagttgtaacttgtaagctGATTGTTAAGAACGAATATTTGGTGATAACAAATAGGAAGTTAGAAATTTTGTATCAAAAGGAACGTAAACATGCTTCTTTGCATCTAGTCAGAACTTTGGAATGGTTAAATATTTATTACCATGATTTTACTTAATCTACTTTATGTAATGGtaattatttcaattatttgttcGGATAATTGTTGCTTGTGTTTAAGGTTATTTTTTCTTGCATTACATGCTTCTGTTATTTTTTCCATTCAGTATCTTTATTGAAAACCTATGCTTTAGTCTTTAAATTCCTCTTGTGTTTCTTGTCCTTcgatttatgttattatatgTGTGTTGTGCACTTCAATTTTCGTATTATTTTGTGGTAGTTAttgttcattttcttcaaattgcTTTATCATGCTTTATGTAGTATTTTGCCATGACTTCTTGCATttcctttattttgttttactggactgcTTTGTTCTGCTTTtccttgagctgagggtctatctaaaacaacctctctacctcccgatgtaggggtaaggtttgcatacactCTATCCTCCCCATGCTTtacttgtggaattacactggGTGTGTTGTTCTTGTGGTACTTTTTGTTTGGGAACACTTGCTGAAAGGCATGAGAGCCAACTGTTAGCTTTGTTGACTTCCTTCTTCACCTAGTAGTGGCTTTCCAAAGACGGGACCTTTTGTTATCACTATATGCACTCAATAACCAATTACTTGCTTCCAATCAGTCTCGACAATATAACTAGCTCTTATTTCCATATAGTCTATCAACTTCAAATCTCCTCTTTAGCTTCTTCTAGGATTTGATGAATGTCCCCATTTCCTTTAGTgctcttttaattttaattaactcTTGGAATATCTCAACTCACTCTCTTCTTCTTGCGGGTGTTTGGGGGTGGGGTGAGGGAGATGCATTCAATCTGTGTTCTTGAAGTCAATGTGAGTGACCTAAACAGTGCTTTAAACAACAGCTATTTATcatgacctttttttttcactAGTTGAGTGAGCTCGTTTGTTCCCTTAATTTAAAATGACACTTGGAAGCAACACTAGCACCATTTTGTACCTAGTGTTctgttttaatttttctttgagAGAGATGTCAAAAGCAATCCTACTTATCAGTTTCCCTTCTTAAGCGTTGCTATGTAAAATATCTCCTATCTTATCAGTTTCCACTAACAACATTATCCTAGTGTAATGTTTGGTTTATACATCCCTTGGAAGCAAAGTTAATTTCTCTTCCCTTATTTTCCTTTACAGTGTCTGGTAAAAGGTTGTCACAAGAGACTCCGCATGGTGCACACAATAGAGTTTAGTAATGGGGGTTCAGACATCCAAATATTGAGGGTTGCTATGTATGAAGAGCAGTGGGTTAGTACTGCTAATCTAGCTGACCAAAGGTATCggtatcttttatttgattgcTATAGGTTGTAATTCTGAAATGTTAATTTGTTCACTTCTGTAATCCTTCAATATAATGTCTGGCGTGGGCCAAAATCTATTGTTGTAAGTTGGCCAAATATATAGGTGGCCCCTCAAAGTTTGTTCCCAGCCTCATTCTAACACCTTATATGCCTATTGAACACTCCAACCTCACCAAAAATGTGCCTATTGGGCAACACACTCAACATATGTTAGTAAGTTCAGGCGTGTGAGATCAATTGCTTCATATGTTGCAAATCAGACCAATAAGATAAATACATgtcaataaagaaaaaaagaaagacacCTCACAAAATAAATCCTAACCCcctctctttctccttcttcctccaaACATCCCTCTCAGCGCCCAACTCCACTGCAACATTTGGTTACTGACCACCATTTGTGGAGTTAGAATAGGTAGAGATTTTTCCGGACTGAAGGAGGATACTGGACCAATAATTATCTCTCACCTCATTATGTAACAACATCCTTTCAGTTTGAAACATATTTTAATGTAATGGATACTTATAAAGCCTGTATTTTGCATTCTGTTCTGCATGACAGGACTACTACTCCCTCTGTGTTCCATTTTATATGACGTTCTTGTCTTTTTAGTctctttaaaaaagaaagactcCTTTTCATATTTAGAAGCTTTTTATCTTTAAACTTTTCACATCACCCTTAAGAACATGCTGTTATAACCAATATAAAATGGCtcttctttaaaaaaagaagttctATTCTCACAGAAATGTCATGACCATAATTTGTAAAAGTACTTTTGGTATGTATTAAAAGTCCCTTTTGAACTTCATATTTAGTCAAGTATGaccatataaaatgaaatggaggaAGTATTAAATCTTctaatcatttcttttgagaatAATAGTGATATGGAGCTGGACGTGAAGCCCTTTTCTCAAAGACGAAGAGTCCAACCATCAGAGCTGACTGGATCTTGGAAAGTGTTTGAGATGAGTGCAACACCTATCTACGGTGAGGACAACACAACGGAAACAACTCAGGGAATGCCGTATGTTTACCTATGCACGGAAAACCTGAAGAAGAGAAGCCTCCCAGAAAATCCAGTGTACTTTGGAGAAGAAGAATTGTTAGACATGCAGGATGCAACACTTCTTTGGCTACCAGGAGGCGTTACGAGTTATGTTGATGTGAACAAGGATGGGACTCTATGTATAGGAGTTGGGTGGTATTCAGATGAAGGAGTGAACCTTGTTATGGAAAGAGATTATGAAGCAGATGGCAAACTGAAAGAGGTTCGATCGAAGTCAGAGATGAAGAGAAGATGGACTAATCCACCACCCAtgtaaaattttctttcttttgctttGAATAAAGGTCATGTCCCAGTTTTGAATCCATGGTCACATAAATGGAATTCAAGTTTCATGCATTCACACATTAGAAGCCAGTTTCTCGAAATATTACTAAGATGCGTAATTCATTAATTAGGCAACACAATATAGGAGTTTTACCCCTCATGAACAAATAACAgagaaaatatacacaaatgaAATAGATTCATATATAGCACTGCCTCTCTCCTAGCCCATATATACAAAGACAAGTGCAAATTCAAAAACCATTGTGGTCATACTGCCAAATGTGGTAGATGCAGCATTAGGTTGCATAGACTTTGTGGCAGAGGGAGTTGCTGGTGAGTAACTTCCTTCAACTTTAATAGCCAATTTCATGCCAGTGTCACAGTGATTAAGTGTAGGACAAACAAAGTACATGTCACCTGAACTTGAAAGGGGTATGCTATTCTGTCCACCAGTGTAAGTTAAGAGAGCATTTCCAGTGTTGCAATTCTCATAGTCATCTTTACTTACTACGTTCACTCCATGACTTCCACCATAGTTAAACACTGCCAAAACATATTCATATAAAGTTTCTTTTCCAGtactattttaatttacttattaGTATTATATCAATCACATGCATCATGAAAATCCCATTCTACAATTTCTCcaaaataaagagaaacaaGTATGTCAGACAAGGCTTTAGCAAGCAAGGAAGCTTAAAAGTTTATACACActaaatttttttgatgaattgtattCGAGTGACCAATGTACCTGTATCATTGCCAATTACCACTACGCATCTGAGCTTCTTTGTTAGTTTACTTagaatatttaaaacttttatggCAATTAGTGAAAAGCAAAGACATAATTCttgattaaaataaatgaaataattttatgtatctccaataataaataaaaataacataaaaggTATACTGACTGTACAAACATAATAGTATATGGTTTTTATATCTAGTCGGTTGAACCTAGAA
Proteins encoded in this window:
- the LOC125865221 gene encoding mavicyanin-like, which codes for MAFAAIFLFVLFVSPIMCYGKDHIVGGSDGWSQSGDYSTWASAQTFSVGDNLVFNYGGSHGVNVVSKDDYENCNTGNALLTYTGGQNSIPLSSSGDMYFVCPTLNHCDTGMKLAIKVEGSYSPATPSATKSMQPNAASTTFGSMTTMVFEFALVFVYMG